A single window of Halotalea alkalilenta DNA harbors:
- a CDS encoding carbohydrate ABC transporter permease produces the protein MSESLVSPSSTLRPRLSAPARRQARSEALSGWILASPAMVLMAMLILLPMLAVVWFSLTDYQLGYPGAIFIGLENYRALLDDPLFLTSLGNTLLYTAIVAPLSVALGLGTALLIESETRGRAFFRTVYFLPVASLLVAMATVWQYLMHPQIGMINQMLALVGLEGRNWLGASDSVLWSLAAIGVWQSVGFNMVLFLAGLTAIPRELYAAARIDGAASAWQRFRLVTWPLLSPTTLFVLVISVINAVKVFETVKTLTEGGPNKASEVLLYTIYQEGFSYLQVGYASAMTVVFLAILMVAMLIQYLVINRRTHYQ, from the coding sequence ATGTCTGAATCGCTCGTCTCGCCCTCTTCTACGCTGCGCCCGCGCCTGTCGGCACCGGCACGCCGGCAGGCTCGAAGCGAAGCGCTCAGCGGCTGGATACTGGCGAGTCCCGCCATGGTGCTGATGGCGATGCTGATCCTGCTGCCGATGCTCGCGGTGGTGTGGTTCAGCCTCACCGACTATCAGCTCGGCTATCCGGGCGCGATCTTCATCGGCCTGGAGAACTACCGAGCGCTGCTCGATGATCCGCTGTTTCTCACCTCGCTCGGCAATACCCTGCTCTACACCGCCATCGTCGCACCGCTCTCGGTCGCGCTCGGCCTAGGCACGGCGCTGCTGATCGAGAGCGAGACCCGCGGCCGGGCTTTCTTTCGCACCGTCTACTTCCTCCCGGTGGCGTCGCTGCTGGTGGCGATGGCGACGGTATGGCAGTACCTGATGCACCCGCAGATCGGGATGATCAACCAGATGCTCGCGCTGGTCGGGCTCGAGGGACGCAACTGGCTGGGCGCGAGCGACAGCGTGCTGTGGAGCCTGGCGGCGATCGGCGTGTGGCAATCGGTGGGATTCAACATGGTGCTGTTCCTCGCCGGGCTCACCGCGATTCCCCGCGAACTCTACGCCGCCGCACGGATCGACGGCGCGGCGAGTGCCTGGCAGCGCTTTCGCCTGGTCACCTGGCCGCTGCTCAGCCCGACCACGCTGTTCGTCCTGGTGATCAGCGTGATCAACGCGGTGAAGGTGTTCGAGACCGTCAAGACCCTCACCGAGGGCGGTCCGAACAAGGCCTCGGAGGTGCTGCTCTACACCATCTACCAGGAAGGCTTCAGCTACCTCCAGGTCGGCTACGCCTCGGCGATGACCGTGGTGTTCCTCGCCATCCTGATGGTCGCCATGCTGATCCAGTACCTCGTCATCAACCGCCGGACCCACTACCAATGA
- a CDS encoding ABC transporter ATP-binding protein: protein MNGHALELSGIEKRFGKQTILKGIDIEARPGEFIALVGPSGCGKSTLLRIVAGLESPDAGRIRSGDRELGELPAAKRDVAMVFQSYALYPHLTAAQNIAVPLVMRRLSGWQRLPLIGRWLTPRAVREEIHARVRQVAEQLEIAHLLDRKPAKMSGGQRQRVALARAMVRDPRVFLMDEPLSNLDANLRVHTRSEIVALQRRTGVTTLYVTHDQAEALSMADRVAVMIQGCLLQLDTPQRIYQDPRHLEVARFIGTPRINQLDARVDDEGVAWVDGTALARCAEPPRDRKVVLAIRPPALRLVAERHPRGLTAWVKRCEYLGTECLLHLELESDATPLIASLAPELGAAYRPDQRVWVAAEPSQTLIFARSGERLAAAELRLERSANQTEKLDV from the coding sequence ATGAACGGCCACGCCCTCGAGCTGAGCGGCATCGAGAAGCGCTTCGGCAAGCAGACGATACTCAAAGGCATCGACATCGAGGCGCGCCCGGGAGAATTCATCGCCCTGGTCGGGCCTTCCGGATGCGGCAAGAGCACCCTGCTGCGGATCGTCGCCGGTCTCGAATCACCCGATGCCGGCAGGATCCGCAGCGGAGACCGGGAGCTCGGCGAACTACCCGCGGCGAAGCGCGACGTGGCGATGGTGTTCCAGTCCTATGCGCTCTATCCCCATCTCACCGCGGCGCAGAACATCGCCGTGCCGCTGGTGATGCGCCGGCTCAGCGGCTGGCAGCGGCTGCCGCTGATCGGGCGCTGGCTCACCCCCAGGGCGGTTCGCGAGGAGATCCACGCACGGGTGCGACAAGTCGCCGAACAGCTCGAGATCGCGCATCTGCTCGACCGCAAGCCGGCGAAGATGTCCGGCGGCCAGCGCCAGCGTGTGGCGCTGGCGAGGGCGATGGTTCGCGATCCCCGCGTGTTCCTGATGGACGAGCCGCTCTCGAATCTAGACGCCAACCTGCGCGTCCACACGCGCAGCGAGATCGTCGCCCTGCAGCGGCGCACAGGCGTCACCACGCTTTACGTCACCCACGACCAGGCCGAGGCGCTGAGCATGGCTGACCGTGTCGCGGTGATGATTCAAGGCTGCCTGCTGCAGCTGGACACGCCCCAGCGGATCTACCAGGACCCGCGCCATCTCGAGGTTGCCCGTTTCATCGGCACTCCCCGGATCAATCAGCTCGATGCCCGGGTCGACGACGAGGGCGTGGCCTGGGTCGACGGCACCGCGCTGGCACGCTGCGCCGAACCACCCCGTGACCGCAAAGTGGTGCTCGCTATCCGCCCTCCGGCGCTGCGCCTGGTGGCCGAACGCCATCCACGCGGGCTCACCGCCTGGGTCAAGCGCTGCGAGTACCTCGGCACCGAGTGTTTGCTCCATCTAGAGCTCGAAAGCGACGCTACGCCGCTGATCGCGAGTCTCGCCCCCGAGCTCGGCGCTGCGTACCGCCCCGACCAGCGCGTATGGGTCGCGGCAGAGCCCTCCCAGACGCTGATCTTCGCGCGCAGCGGCGAGCGCCTGGCGGCAGCCGAACTCCGGCTCGAACGCAGCGCGAATCAGACGGAGAAGCTCGATGTCTGA
- a CDS encoding metallophosphoesterase family protein, whose translation MRIVQISDTHLSPSKLHFAANWPPLAAWIRQLAPDLVIHTGDASLDGAGDKRELAHCRRLFDQLGIPLLALPGNHDVGDAFDPRRPVDADRLQHWCDAFETDRWCHDIPGWRLIGIDSQVLEGERADREESFAWIGGCLAGRGTRRVALFSHKPLFVESFDERDGGYWSLAGESRGALRALIERHDVALIASGHLHRAWQGEVDGIDYLWCPASSFMVANTDRPLPGRACLGAALITLGERGDHRCEIVEVEGLLPYYLDPIIDEVYPGDAELKEIAR comes from the coding sequence ATGCGCATCGTACAGATCAGCGATACCCACCTGAGTCCGAGCAAACTCCACTTCGCCGCCAACTGGCCGCCGCTCGCCGCCTGGATTCGCCAGTTGGCGCCCGATCTCGTGATCCACACCGGAGACGCCAGCCTCGACGGCGCCGGCGACAAACGCGAACTCGCCCACTGCCGACGGCTGTTCGATCAACTCGGGATTCCGCTGCTGGCGCTGCCGGGCAACCACGACGTCGGCGATGCTTTCGATCCCCGCCGGCCGGTCGATGCGGACCGGCTGCAGCACTGGTGCGACGCGTTCGAGACCGACCGCTGGTGTCACGACATCCCCGGCTGGCGGCTGATCGGCATCGATAGCCAGGTCCTCGAGGGCGAGCGCGCGGACCGCGAGGAGTCCTTCGCCTGGATCGGCGGCTGCCTGGCGGGACGCGGCACCCGCCGGGTGGCGCTGTTCAGCCACAAGCCGCTGTTCGTCGAGTCGTTCGATGAGCGCGACGGCGGCTACTGGAGCCTGGCCGGTGAATCCCGCGGCGCACTGCGTGCGCTGATCGAGCGCCACGACGTGGCGCTGATCGCCAGCGGCCACCTTCACCGCGCCTGGCAGGGCGAAGTGGACGGCATCGACTACCTATGGTGCCCGGCCTCCTCGTTCATGGTCGCGAACACCGACCGGCCGCTGCCCGGCAGGGCCTGCCTCGGCGCCGCCCTGATCACCCTGGGCGAGCGAGGAGACCATCGCTGCGAGATCGTCGAGGTCGAGGGGCTGTTGCCCTACTACCTCGACCCGATCATCGATGAGGTCTACCCCGGCGACGCCGAACTCAAGGAGATCGCGCGATGA
- a CDS encoding MATE family efflux transporter has translation MPPIARNPLLEGPIFGSLLKLALPIIVANLLQSTYQLIDAFWVGRLGGDAVAAVSISLPINFLAFALGSGFSVAGSTLIAQYVGARNRAMTDHVAGQVLLLAFGFSLLLTALGQWAAPRMLTLLSVEPGVYDDALAFLRITLGGLVFTFGFAMFQALMRGAGEVRIPLYIVLGTVVLNALIDPPLIFGWGPIPAFGVAGAAFATLLTQGLALGIGLWLLARGKLGIVLRLRALRPDWAFIARAFRLGFPSSVELSARALGMNAMVLMVAAFGTVTIAAYGVVNSLLALVIIPALGLSMATSALVGQNIGAGQIERARSIARLSSVIAFIGLSLVGVAAFLAAPSLVAVFVPDDPEVIATGARFLRTVAFTFGLIGLQMSLSGVFRAAGQTVVTMNLALVSQWVIQLPLAWFLSREAAFGVDGLWWAFPLTNLLMAAITMLWYARLDWQRVSLLPSSHPADQGARSPRR, from the coding sequence TTGCCTCCCATCGCGCGCAACCCCCTGCTGGAAGGACCGATCTTCGGCTCGCTGTTGAAACTGGCGCTACCGATCATCGTCGCCAACCTGCTGCAGTCGACCTACCAGCTGATCGATGCCTTCTGGGTCGGCCGTCTCGGCGGCGACGCGGTGGCGGCGGTATCGATCAGCCTGCCGATCAACTTCCTCGCCTTCGCGCTCGGCTCCGGCTTCAGCGTCGCGGGCTCGACCCTGATCGCCCAGTACGTCGGCGCTCGCAACCGCGCGATGACCGACCATGTCGCAGGCCAGGTGCTGCTGCTGGCATTCGGATTCTCATTGCTGCTGACCGCGCTCGGCCAATGGGCGGCGCCGCGCATGCTTACGCTGCTCAGCGTCGAGCCCGGGGTCTACGACGATGCCCTGGCATTCCTGCGCATCACCCTCGGCGGGCTGGTCTTCACCTTCGGCTTCGCCATGTTCCAGGCGCTGATGCGCGGCGCCGGCGAAGTGCGCATCCCGCTCTACATCGTGCTCGGCACGGTGGTGCTCAACGCGCTGATCGACCCGCCGTTGATCTTCGGCTGGGGACCGATCCCCGCCTTCGGCGTGGCCGGCGCGGCATTCGCCACGCTGTTGACCCAGGGCTTGGCGCTGGGCATCGGGCTCTGGCTGCTCGCCCGCGGCAAGCTCGGCATCGTGCTGCGGCTCAGGGCGCTGCGCCCCGACTGGGCCTTCATCGCGCGCGCCTTCCGGCTCGGCTTTCCCTCCTCGGTGGAGCTCTCCGCCCGCGCCCTGGGGATGAACGCGATGGTGCTGATGGTCGCCGCCTTCGGCACCGTGACCATCGCCGCCTATGGCGTGGTCAACAGCCTGCTCGCACTGGTGATCATTCCCGCCCTGGGCCTATCGATGGCGACCTCGGCGCTGGTCGGCCAGAACATCGGCGCAGGCCAGATCGAGCGCGCCAGGTCGATCGCCAGGCTCAGCTCGGTGATCGCCTTCATCGGCCTCAGCCTGGTCGGCGTGGCGGCCTTCCTGGCCGCCCCCTCGCTGGTCGCGGTGTTCGTGCCGGACGACCCCGAGGTGATCGCCACCGGTGCACGCTTCCTGCGTACGGTGGCCTTCACCTTCGGCCTCATCGGCCTGCAGATGTCACTCAGCGGCGTGTTCCGCGCCGCCGGCCAAACGGTGGTGACGATGAACCTCGCGCTGGTCTCTCAGTGGGTGATCCAACTCCCCCTGGCGTGGTTTTTGTCGCGTGAGGCCGCGTTCGGCGTCGATGGCCTGTGGTGGGCATTCCCGCTGACCAACCTGCTGATGGCGGCCATCACCATGCTCTGGTATGCGCGGCTCGACTGGCAGCGAGTCTCGCTCCTCCCGTCCTCCCACCCAGCCGACCAGGGCGCACGATCGCCGCGACGCTGA
- a CDS encoding ABC-F family ATPase has protein sequence MISTANITMQFGPKPLFENVSVKFNNGNRYGLIGANGCGKSTFMKILGGDLEPTSGQVMLDSATRLGKLRQDQFAFEERRVIDTVIMGNGELWKVAEERDRIYAQAEMSEADGMKVADLEVQYAELDGYTAEARAGELLLGLGIPLEQHYGLMSSVAPGWKLRVLLAQALFSDPDVLLLDEPTNHLDIDTIRWLEGILTQRSSTMIIISHDRHFLNSVCTHMADLDYGELRLFPGNYDEYMTAATQARERLHADNAKKKAQIAELQSFVSRFSANASKAKQATSRARQIDKIQLEEVKPSSRVSPFIRFEQERKIHRHALTVDNATKAYPGNPALFERFSLLVEAGERVAIIGPNGIGKTTLLRTLVRDLPLDAGEVKWTDAAEVGYFAQDHADDFANAMTLFEWMSQWTTGGEQQIRSALGRMLFSNDEIQKSVKVISGGEQGRMLFGKLALQKPNVLVMDEPTNHLDMESIEALNLALEHYPGTLIFVSHDREFVGSLATRIIEMKPEGITDFTGSYDDYLRSQGVY, from the coding sequence GTGATCAGCACCGCCAACATCACCATGCAATTCGGGCCGAAGCCCCTGTTCGAGAACGTCTCGGTCAAGTTCAACAACGGCAACCGCTACGGCCTGATCGGCGCCAACGGCTGCGGCAAGTCGACCTTCATGAAGATCCTCGGTGGCGATCTCGAGCCGACCAGCGGACAAGTGATGCTCGACTCGGCCACGCGGCTCGGCAAGCTGCGCCAGGACCAGTTCGCCTTCGAAGAGCGCCGGGTGATCGACACGGTGATCATGGGCAATGGGGAGCTCTGGAAGGTCGCCGAGGAACGCGACCGGATCTATGCCCAGGCAGAGATGAGCGAAGCCGATGGCATGAAGGTCGCCGATCTCGAGGTGCAGTATGCCGAGCTCGACGGCTATACCGCCGAGGCGCGCGCGGGAGAGCTGCTGCTCGGCCTCGGCATCCCGCTCGAGCAGCACTACGGGCTGATGAGCTCGGTGGCGCCCGGCTGGAAGCTGCGCGTGCTGCTCGCCCAGGCGCTGTTCTCCGATCCCGACGTGCTGCTGCTCGACGAACCGACCAACCATTTGGACATCGACACCATCCGCTGGCTGGAAGGGATACTGACCCAGCGCTCGAGCACGATGATCATCATTTCGCACGACCGCCACTTCCTCAACAGCGTCTGCACCCACATGGCCGACCTGGACTACGGCGAACTGCGGCTGTTCCCCGGCAACTACGACGAGTACATGACCGCCGCGACCCAGGCCCGCGAGCGGCTGCACGCCGACAACGCCAAGAAGAAGGCGCAGATCGCCGAACTGCAGTCGTTCGTCAGCCGCTTCTCGGCCAATGCCTCCAAGGCCAAGCAGGCCACCTCGCGCGCGCGCCAGATCGACAAGATCCAGCTCGAGGAGGTCAAGCCCTCCTCGCGGGTCAGCCCGTTCATCCGTTTCGAGCAGGAGCGCAAGATCCATCGCCATGCGCTGACGGTGGACAACGCGACCAAGGCCTACCCGGGCAATCCCGCGCTGTTCGAGCGTTTTTCGCTGCTGGTCGAGGCCGGCGAACGCGTCGCGATCATCGGCCCCAATGGGATCGGCAAGACCACTCTGCTGCGTACCCTGGTGCGCGACCTGCCGCTCGACGCGGGCGAGGTGAAATGGACCGACGCCGCCGAGGTGGGCTACTTCGCCCAGGACCATGCCGATGACTTCGCCAACGCCATGACCCTGTTCGAGTGGATGAGCCAATGGACCACCGGCGGCGAGCAGCAGATTCGCTCGGCGCTCGGACGCATGCTGTTCTCCAACGATGAGATCCAGAAATCGGTCAAGGTGATCTCCGGCGGCGAGCAGGGGCGGATGCTGTTCGGCAAGCTGGCGCTGCAAAAGCCCAACGTACTGGTAATGGACGAACCGACCAACCACCTCGACATGGAGTCGATCGAGGCGCTCAACCTGGCGCTCGAGCACTACCCCGGCACGCTGATCTTCGTCAGCCACGATCGTGAGTTCGTCGGCTCCCTGGCGACCCGGATCATCGAGATGAAGCCCGAGGGGATCACCGACTTCACCGGCTCCTACGACGACTACCTGAGAAGCCAAGGGGTGTATTGA
- a CDS encoding hydantoinase/oxoprolinase family protein, producing MTPSSPSVRVGVDIGGTFTDVALELDGRLHAAKVLTDHAQPERAILEGIRQACSLAGVTPKAITQIIHGTTLATNALIERRGARTALITTRGFRDVIEMRTESRFEQYDLALALPPALIARADRYVVGGRLDAQGEELEPLDLEQLDRVIGLIREGGYQSVAVGLLHSYRNPCHERRIRDRVRAALPAVAVSISSEVSPQIREYERFNTVCANAYVKPLIAAYLERLSAALVSEGVSCPVHLIHSGGGLISLATAIEFPVRLLESGPAGGAIYAAHYASRYGIERALSFDMGGTTAKICLIEGGRPKSARSFEVARTYRFKKGSGMPISVPVIEMVEIGAGGGSIGQVDALRQIRVGPESAGSEPGPACYGRGGERPTVTDADLVLGRLDPERFAAGSLKLDIDAAAGALEREIAAPLGADRWQAAFGITEVVDENMASAARVHAVESGRELSGFTMIAYGGAAPLHAVRIADKLGVRRLLVPPGAGVGSAIGFLRAPFAFETLRSAVMRLSDFDVAAVGRLLDEMESEASAFVRDAGLREPPSRELRAYMRYSGQGWEIEVPLVAAEFHAAPLETLRAEFDSAYRGSFGHLVEGADVEVVSWALQLSEPGSPPDRVEPRMHCDDGVEPPAPFDRRQVFDAKRGVFVDCALYQRDQLAQGVAIAGPLIITEPETSTLVPPDYSVSLQRDGCLLIEHRQDEGVPA from the coding sequence ATGACTCCATCCAGCCCATCCGTCCGGGTCGGTGTCGATATCGGCGGCACCTTCACCGACGTTGCCCTCGAGCTCGATGGGCGGCTCCATGCCGCTAAGGTCCTGACCGATCACGCCCAGCCCGAACGGGCGATCCTCGAAGGCATTCGCCAGGCCTGCTCGCTGGCCGGCGTCACACCGAAGGCGATCACCCAAATCATCCATGGCACGACGCTCGCCACCAATGCGTTGATCGAACGGCGCGGGGCACGCACCGCGCTGATCACGACCCGTGGCTTTCGCGATGTGATCGAGATGCGTACCGAGAGCCGTTTCGAGCAGTACGACCTGGCCCTGGCGCTGCCTCCGGCGCTGATTGCGCGCGCCGACCGCTATGTGGTGGGCGGTCGGCTCGATGCCCAGGGAGAGGAGCTGGAGCCGCTCGATCTCGAACAGCTCGACCGAGTGATCGGCCTGATCCGCGAAGGCGGCTACCAGAGCGTCGCGGTCGGCTTGCTGCATAGCTATCGCAACCCGTGCCATGAACGCCGGATACGCGATCGTGTGCGCGCTGCGTTGCCAGCGGTGGCGGTATCGATCTCGAGTGAGGTCTCGCCGCAGATCCGCGAGTACGAGCGTTTCAATACGGTGTGCGCCAACGCCTACGTCAAGCCGCTGATCGCTGCCTATCTCGAACGACTCAGCGCGGCGCTGGTGTCGGAGGGGGTCAGCTGCCCCGTGCACCTGATCCACTCCGGGGGCGGCTTGATCTCGCTTGCCACCGCGATCGAGTTTCCAGTGCGGCTGCTCGAGTCGGGGCCCGCGGGTGGTGCGATCTACGCCGCTCACTATGCATCGCGCTATGGCATCGAACGCGCGCTCTCCTTCGACATGGGGGGGACCACCGCGAAGATATGCCTGATCGAGGGTGGACGGCCGAAGAGCGCGCGCAGCTTCGAGGTCGCCCGGACCTACAGGTTCAAGAAGGGCAGCGGCATGCCCATCTCGGTCCCGGTGATCGAAATGGTCGAGATCGGCGCGGGTGGGGGCTCAATCGGCCAGGTCGACGCGCTGCGCCAGATTCGGGTCGGTCCAGAGAGCGCCGGATCGGAACCGGGGCCGGCCTGCTATGGACGCGGCGGAGAGCGGCCAACGGTCACCGATGCCGATCTGGTGCTCGGGCGGCTCGACCCGGAGCGCTTCGCCGCTGGCAGTCTGAAGCTCGATATCGATGCCGCCGCCGGGGCGCTCGAACGGGAGATCGCCGCGCCCTTGGGCGCAGACCGATGGCAGGCCGCGTTCGGGATCACCGAGGTGGTCGATGAGAACATGGCAAGTGCTGCGCGCGTGCATGCGGTGGAAAGCGGCCGCGAGCTCTCGGGCTTCACGATGATCGCCTACGGCGGTGCCGCACCGCTGCATGCGGTGCGGATCGCCGACAAGCTCGGGGTGCGCCGGCTGCTGGTGCCGCCCGGCGCCGGGGTCGGGTCCGCGATTGGTTTCCTGCGTGCCCCCTTCGCCTTCGAAACGCTGCGCAGTGCGGTGATGCGCCTCAGCGACTTCGACGTCGCCGCGGTTGGCCGGCTGCTCGACGAGATGGAGAGCGAGGCCAGCGCTTTCGTTCGCGATGCGGGGCTGCGCGAGCCGCCCAGCCGCGAGCTGCGCGCCTACATGCGCTATTCGGGGCAGGGTTGGGAGATCGAAGTGCCGCTCGTCGCCGCCGAGTTCCATGCCGCGCCGCTCGAGACGCTGCGCGCGGAGTTCGACAGCGCCTACCGCGGCTCGTTCGGGCACTTGGTCGAAGGCGCCGACGTCGAAGTGGTCAGCTGGGCGCTCCAGCTCAGCGAGCCGGGCTCGCCGCCTGACCGGGTCGAGCCGCGCATGCACTGCGACGATGGGGTTGAACCGCCCGCGCCGTTCGACCGGCGGCAGGTGTTCGACGCTAAGCGTGGGGTCTTCGTCGACTGCGCCCTCTATCAACGCGACCAGCTGGCGCAGGGCGTGGCCATCGCGGGTCCTTTGATCATTACCGAGCCTGAGACCTCGACCCTGGTCCCGCCGGATTATTCGGTCAGCCTCCAGCGCGACGGTTGCCTGCTGATCGAACATCGCCAGGATGAAGGAGTG